Proteins from a single region of Trichomycterus rosablanca isolate fTriRos1 chromosome 16, fTriRos1.hap1, whole genome shotgun sequence:
- the adra2db gene encoding alpha-2Db adrenergic receptor isoform X2, whose translation MGSKGCLCVQDGSSGGEFFGAQLALIILVVTIIILVTIVGNVLVVVAVFTSRALRAPQNLFLVSLASADILVATLVIPFSLANEVMGYWYFGSTWCAVYLALDVLFCTSSIAHLCAISLDRYWSVTSAVSYNLKRTPRRVKAMIAAVWLVSAVISFPPLVMTKHDELVCLLNNDTWYILASCIVSFFAPGLIMVSVYCKIYRVAKQRAATVFVAKPSMARQPSQSETGFVRKGRSEATTPSDCSSKDQRQGELDTIDLEVSSARSNKSAYPCARTKLNGRSLEDFEEDPPNHVRQQTLSKAKLAQMREKRFTFVLAVVMGVFVLCWFPFFFTYSLHAVCRESCTIPDTLFDLFFWIGYCNSSVNPIIYTIFNRDFRRAFKKIMCHNPARI comes from the exons atggggagcaaaggctg CTTATGTGTTCAGGATGGATCTAGCGGAGGCGAGTTTTTCGGTGCTCAACT CGCGCTCATCATCCTGGTGGTCACTATTATCATCCTGGTCACCATCGTGGGCAACGTGCTGGTGGTAGTGGCTGTATTCACCAGTCGTGCCCTACGAGCTCCTCAGAACCTCTTTTTGGTGTCCCTGGCATCCGCTGACATCCTGGTGGCCACCTTGGTCATCCCATTCTCTCTGGCCAATGAGGTCATGGGGTACTGGTACTTCGGAAGCACGTGGTGCGCCGTCTACCTGGCGCTTGACGTCCTGTTTTGCACCTCATCCATCGCACATCTATGTGCCATCAGCTTGGATAGGTACTGGTCAGTCACAAGTGCCGTGAGTTATAACCTGAAGCGGACACCAAGGCGCGTCAAGGCCATGATCGCTGCAGTGTGGCTTGTGTCGGCCGTCATCTCCTTTCCGCCGCTGGTCATGACCAAGCACGATGAGCTTGTGTGCCTGCTCAACAATGACACCTGGTACATCTTGGCTTCCTGCATCGTCTCCTTCTTCGCTCCAGGTCTCATCATGGTTTCAGTCTACTGTAAGATCTACAGGGTGGCCAAGCAGCGTGCCGCTACCGTGTTTGTCGCCAAGCCCAGCATGGCACGCCAACCCTCACAGTCCGAGACCGGATTTGTTCGTAAAGGAAGGTCTGAGGCGACCACCCCGAGCGACTGCAGCTCAAAAGACCAGCGCCAAGGTGAGCTGGACACTATCGATTTGGAGGTCTCCAGTGCTCGCTCAAACAAAAGTGCATACCCATGTGCACGCACCAAGCTCAATGGGCGCTCTTTAGAAGATTTTGAAGAGGATCCACCTAATCATGTAAGGCAGCAAACTCTCTCCAAAGCCAAACTGGCCCAGATGCGTGAGAAGCGTTTTACTTTTGTGCTAGCTGTAGTCATGGGGGTCTTTGTGCTCTGCTGGTTCCCGTTTTTCTTCACCTACAGCTTGCATGCCGTGTGCCGAGAGAGCTGTACCATCCCGGATACCCTGTTTGACCTCTTTTTTTGGATTGGGTACTGCAACAGTTCGGTAAATCCTATAATTTATACAATATTTAACCGAGACTTTCGGAGAGCATTTAAGAAGATAATGTGCCACAATCCAGCCAGGatctaa
- the adra2db gene encoding alpha-2Db adrenergic receptor isoform X1, translated as MDLAEASFSVLNSSANSTSAPKLAPKLAPHSLCAAALIILVVTIIILVTIVGNVLVVVAVFTSRALRAPQNLFLVSLASADILVATLVIPFSLANEVMGYWYFGSTWCAVYLALDVLFCTSSIAHLCAISLDRYWSVTSAVSYNLKRTPRRVKAMIAAVWLVSAVISFPPLVMTKHDELVCLLNNDTWYILASCIVSFFAPGLIMVSVYCKIYRVAKQRAATVFVAKPSMARQPSQSETGFVRKGRSEATTPSDCSSKDQRQGELDTIDLEVSSARSNKSAYPCARTKLNGRSLEDFEEDPPNHVRQQTLSKAKLAQMREKRFTFVLAVVMGVFVLCWFPFFFTYSLHAVCRESCTIPDTLFDLFFWIGYCNSSVNPIIYTIFNRDFRRAFKKIMCHNPARI; from the coding sequence ATGGATCTAGCGGAGGCGAGTTTTTCGGTGCTCAACTCCTCCGCAAACAGCACCAGCGCTCCAAAACTTGCACCGAAACTTGCACCACACTCCTTGTGCGCTGCCGCGCTCATCATCCTGGTGGTCACTATTATCATCCTGGTCACCATCGTGGGCAACGTGCTGGTGGTAGTGGCTGTATTCACCAGTCGTGCCCTACGAGCTCCTCAGAACCTCTTTTTGGTGTCCCTGGCATCCGCTGACATCCTGGTGGCCACCTTGGTCATCCCATTCTCTCTGGCCAATGAGGTCATGGGGTACTGGTACTTCGGAAGCACGTGGTGCGCCGTCTACCTGGCGCTTGACGTCCTGTTTTGCACCTCATCCATCGCACATCTATGTGCCATCAGCTTGGATAGGTACTGGTCAGTCACAAGTGCCGTGAGTTATAACCTGAAGCGGACACCAAGGCGCGTCAAGGCCATGATCGCTGCAGTGTGGCTTGTGTCGGCCGTCATCTCCTTTCCGCCGCTGGTCATGACCAAGCACGATGAGCTTGTGTGCCTGCTCAACAATGACACCTGGTACATCTTGGCTTCCTGCATCGTCTCCTTCTTCGCTCCAGGTCTCATCATGGTTTCAGTCTACTGTAAGATCTACAGGGTGGCCAAGCAGCGTGCCGCTACCGTGTTTGTCGCCAAGCCCAGCATGGCACGCCAACCCTCACAGTCCGAGACCGGATTTGTTCGTAAAGGAAGGTCTGAGGCGACCACCCCGAGCGACTGCAGCTCAAAAGACCAGCGCCAAGGTGAGCTGGACACTATCGATTTGGAGGTCTCCAGTGCTCGCTCAAACAAAAGTGCATACCCATGTGCACGCACCAAGCTCAATGGGCGCTCTTTAGAAGATTTTGAAGAGGATCCACCTAATCATGTAAGGCAGCAAACTCTCTCCAAAGCCAAACTGGCCCAGATGCGTGAGAAGCGTTTTACTTTTGTGCTAGCTGTAGTCATGGGGGTCTTTGTGCTCTGCTGGTTCCCGTTTTTCTTCACCTACAGCTTGCATGCCGTGTGCCGAGAGAGCTGTACCATCCCGGATACCCTGTTTGACCTCTTTTTTTGGATTGGGTACTGCAACAGTTCGGTAAATCCTATAATTTATACAATATTTAACCGAGACTTTCGGAGAGCATTTAAGAAGATAATGTGCCACAATCCAGCCAGGatctaa